In Muribaculum gordoncarteri, the genomic window GATGCTTCCACCCAGATATTTGGTGATGGGAAACTGCATGGTGATGTAGTCGAGGCCGCCGCCGAAGTCCTTGCCCGAGGTGTTACCCTCCTTGCTCCAAAGAGCTGTGGTGGTGAGGCCCATGTCGAAGAGAAATGTCAGCGAGTCGATGGCTGCGTAGCTTGCCGGGTTCATGGCGTTTATCTGTCGGCCCGAACTCATTGCGTAACCAACGCCTCCCATGGCCCGTTGAGCCGATGTGGCGTTGTCGTTCAGGATACCGTATCCGTATTTTGAGTAAGGGCTCATCGGGTTTTGCGCCTGAGCGCTTACTGTAACTGCGACTATAGCTATCGCAGCGAAGATTTTCTTAACGAGATTCATTATATGTCAATATACTGTTTAATCCTTTACATACGAGCAGAGAGTCAATCTCGACATTGCCGTCGATCAGCGGCGCGAGTCTTACGGCGTCACCGCCGGTAAGCATCACTATGGTGTCGTCGGGCAGCTGCGAGCGATAGTAGGCTATCTCTCCGGCAACGCCTCTCACCACGCCTGACATTATGGCGCCTTCGGTGTCGGTGCCCCATAGGGCTACATTGTGTTCCGACTCCACATCGACCAGCGGCAGACGGCTCGTCATGTCGTGAAGCGCCTGTGCGCGCATCCACAGTCCGGGCGCTATGTTGCCGCCTATAAACGTTCCGTCGGTGTCGAGCACATCGTAGGTCACGGCGGTGCCTGCGTCGACCACGAGCACCGACCGTCCGGGATAGCATGCCCATGCGCCGGCTATTGCGGCTATGCGGTCGCGGCCGAGGGTCGTAGGGGTGGTGTAGCCTATCTTTATGGGCAGCGGCAGCATCGATGTCAGCTCATATACCCGCGGTGCTATGCCGCGAAGTGTCACGACTATGTCCTCGCCGTGGCGCGATACCGAGCAGTAGATGGCTGCCGTGATGTCGTAATCGGCTGCGATGTCGGTGAGTATGCGCGGCGTCAGCTCCTCGTAACGCCATGAGCGTACGAGAGCCGGTCCCCTGAAAATGGCGACTTTCGCGGCTGAATTGCCCTGGTCTATGACTAAGTTATGACCCATTGCGGTGACAAAATTACTAATTCCGCGTGAATTAACGCTTTAAAACTGCGGTGATTTTCGACCCATGAATGACTTATTGGAACCAAAATGGCGATTTTAACCTATTTTTGGCTTTATCGCGATGGTTTTGTCAGCTGTGCGACGACTTTGCGGCACGCGGAATCATGATTGAAGTATAGAGCAGGATGCAGCCTTCGGCAAGCGTGAATGCAAGCCAGTCCGATGCTCCTGCTCCGGGATAGAACATAAAGAATGTGGCTACGCAGAAGAATATCGACGACCACGCTTCGATGCGGTGCAACCGCTTTACGCGTAGTATGTCGCCCTTGTAGGGTGTCATGATGCGCCCTATCAGCGACACCACGGCTCCTGCGCCGTAAACCCATTTGAAGGCGGGGCCGCCTATGCCGAGTATGGGCATCAGCACGCCTATGGCAATCAATATCAGTCCGGCCGAAGTGACCCACGGCCACAGTCGGCTTGAATTCCTGGATGTTATTCCTGATTTCTGCATTGTGTCAAAGTGTTGAGGTTGGGGGTGTGGTTTTTTACTCGACAATGTACACATCCTCGTTTTCGCGCTGCATGTGGTAGCGTTCGCGCACGATGCGTTCCATTGTTTCGGGATCGGTGTCAAGGCTGTGGTTCAGCTTGTTGTAGTATTCGAGCGTGTCGCGGTTGGATTGTATCTCCTCTTTCAGGTCGGTTATCTGTCGGTTGTACTCCATCGACTTGAGGATGGAGTTTTCGTTGAAAAACAGCACGATGACCACAAACACCACTACTATGATGAATGTGACTGAAATGTAGTGGCGACACCACTCCCATATTTTTTTTACTGATGAACCCATGACTGTGCAAAGGTA contains:
- a CDS encoding FtsB family cell division protein, producing the protein MGSSVKKIWEWCRHYISVTFIIVVVFVVIVLFFNENSILKSMEYNRQITDLKEEIQSNRDTLEYYNKLNHSLDTDPETMERIVRERYHMQRENEDVYIVE
- a CDS encoding type III pantothenate kinase, yielding MGHNLVIDQGNSAAKVAIFRGPALVRSWRYEELTPRILTDIAADYDITAAIYCSVSRHGEDIVVTLRGIAPRVYELTSMLPLPIKIGYTTPTTLGRDRIAAIAGAWACYPGRSVLVVDAGTAVTYDVLDTDGTFIGGNIAPGLWMRAQALHDMTSRLPLVDVESEHNVALWGTDTEGAIMSGVVRGVAGEIAYYRSQLPDDTIVMLTGGDAVRLAPLIDGNVEIDSLLVCKGLNSILTYNESR